Proteins from one Microbacterium sp. Root553 genomic window:
- a CDS encoding APC family permease has protein sequence MTQQTSLRNEEHTGQLKKAALSAWGVVFLVISAAAPLSVLAGIGPLAVLIGGVSAPIVYAVAGIVLAVFAVGFLFMARNLTAMGGFYTYIAVGLGRVVGLAAGFLAWISYNLLQIGLWGLFGVMAQGMFATVFGIDVPWWLLAVIGAVLVFALAVAGVDVGAKVLGVLLVLETILLVVLASSILTQRAGQLEFGTFAPENIFTPSMFAILGFGFAAFMGFESTVLYRSETRDPDRSIPRATYIAVAFLAVFYTVTLWLVIQAFGDGEVQGVIAQDPAAFFFTAMGAYVGDWGVSVMFVLIVTSIFAGQLAFHNAINRYSFALARDGILPAAFTRTNRMGAPWIAGVIQSVVAVIVVIAFGTAGLDPLTQLVILVNSPGVYGIITLQLLASIAVLIFIIRNRHLARRWYVLPAAIVSLVAMAVLLVVLVITIDYLTSAGPAINAIILAVVPVVLLLGAAYALVLRARRPEVFARIGGADPETARVENGEAR, from the coding sequence ATGACCCAGCAGACGTCTCTTCGAAACGAGGAGCACACCGGCCAGCTGAAGAAAGCAGCCCTCAGTGCGTGGGGGGTCGTCTTCCTCGTCATATCGGCTGCGGCCCCGTTGAGCGTTCTCGCGGGGATCGGACCCCTGGCTGTCCTGATCGGCGGCGTCTCGGCTCCGATCGTCTACGCCGTCGCGGGCATCGTCCTCGCCGTGTTCGCCGTCGGGTTCCTCTTCATGGCGCGCAACCTCACCGCGATGGGCGGCTTCTACACCTACATCGCGGTCGGCCTCGGCCGCGTGGTCGGACTCGCGGCCGGCTTCCTGGCCTGGATCTCCTACAACCTTCTGCAGATCGGCCTCTGGGGCCTGTTCGGGGTCATGGCGCAGGGCATGTTCGCCACCGTCTTCGGCATCGACGTGCCGTGGTGGCTCCTCGCGGTGATCGGCGCGGTGCTCGTCTTCGCGCTGGCCGTCGCCGGTGTCGATGTGGGGGCGAAGGTGCTGGGAGTGCTCCTGGTCCTCGAGACCATCCTGCTCGTGGTGCTCGCCTCGTCGATCCTCACCCAGCGCGCCGGGCAGCTCGAGTTCGGGACGTTCGCGCCCGAGAACATCTTCACGCCGAGCATGTTCGCCATCCTCGGATTCGGATTCGCCGCGTTCATGGGGTTCGAGTCGACCGTCCTGTACCGCAGTGAGACCCGCGACCCCGATCGTTCGATCCCGCGCGCGACGTACATCGCGGTGGCATTCCTGGCGGTGTTCTACACGGTCACCCTGTGGCTCGTGATCCAGGCCTTCGGTGACGGCGAGGTGCAAGGGGTGATCGCTCAGGACCCCGCGGCCTTCTTCTTCACCGCCATGGGAGCGTATGTGGGGGACTGGGGCGTATCGGTGATGTTCGTGCTCATCGTGACGAGCATCTTCGCCGGCCAGCTCGCCTTCCACAACGCGATCAACCGCTACAGCTTCGCGTTGGCGCGCGACGGGATCCTCCCGGCGGCCTTCACCAGGACCAACCGCATGGGGGCGCCGTGGATCGCCGGCGTGATCCAGAGCGTCGTGGCCGTCATCGTCGTCATCGCGTTCGGCACCGCCGGCCTCGACCCGCTCACGCAGCTCGTCATCCTCGTGAACTCGCCCGGCGTCTACGGCATCATCACGCTGCAGCTTCTCGCCTCGATCGCCGTGCTGATCTTCATCATTCGCAACAGGCACCTGGCGCGCCGGTGGTACGTGCTGCCGGCTGCCATCGTCTCGCTGGTCGCGATGGCCGTGCTGCTCGTCGTCCTGGTGATCACCATCGACTACCTGACGTCGGCGGGTCCCGCGATCAACGCGATCATCCTCGCCGTCGTCCCCGTTGTGCTGCTGCTCGGCGCCGCCTACGCACTCGTACTCCGCGCCCGCCGACCCGAGGTGTTCGCGCGGATCGGCGGTGCCGATCCGGAGACGGCCCGCGTCGAGAACGGAGAAGCCCGATGA
- a CDS encoding amidohydrolase: MTRDGIADLVVFAGTVVTMDSDPATSDGAEGVAIVAGEVVAIGNRTALQARIDETTRVVDLPGAVILPGFVDSHIHPVFGIELTRGADLSRCRTLADVESALRAEVAGLSPEDWLLGWGLDPNVFGEEAVSHAVLNSVAGERPARIRFFDAHAALASDAALALGGVTGREEFTDGSRVVTDEQGRPTGYLLELQAIDLVERVLPPLSFEHRVDALYEVLLNMARGGFTSGQVQDLAPDAIPLLTAIEETRDLPIRLRMSPWYVPGTPIEEVVRLAALQGAHGRHWVVEGVKLMIDGTIDNGTAWLHEPDCLGESTTSLWLDPDQYRNALTELDRRGIPTTTHAIGDAGIDFVVRAIDGLTEHAATHRIEHIETMTDAALAVFMSSKATASMQPTHCTLFTRADESDNWSRRLGHARAGRGFRTRDLVSAGIPLALGSDWPVAPSDAVGILADAQLRRPHDDPTAQPIGPDQALDAMDALRGLTVEPYRTIGRTGGVLRAGAVADITVLDRDPRTADPESLGEAAVLLTIVDGRVVVDAGVSGVRGSSRGGRR, encoded by the coding sequence ATGACGCGCGACGGCATCGCGGACCTGGTGGTCTTCGCGGGCACGGTGGTCACGATGGACTCCGACCCGGCAACCTCCGACGGGGCCGAGGGAGTGGCCATCGTCGCAGGAGAGGTGGTGGCGATCGGGAACAGGACCGCGCTGCAGGCCCGCATCGACGAGACGACCCGGGTGGTCGACCTTCCCGGTGCGGTGATCCTCCCGGGTTTCGTAGACAGCCACATCCATCCGGTGTTCGGCATCGAGCTCACCCGTGGTGCGGATCTCAGCCGATGCCGCACACTAGCCGACGTGGAGTCGGCGCTCCGAGCCGAGGTCGCCGGACTGTCCCCCGAGGACTGGCTGCTCGGCTGGGGGCTCGACCCGAACGTGTTCGGCGAAGAGGCCGTCTCCCACGCGGTCCTGAATTCCGTGGCGGGCGAGCGGCCCGCCCGCATCCGCTTCTTCGACGCCCATGCCGCGCTCGCGTCCGATGCGGCACTCGCGCTCGGCGGCGTCACCGGTCGCGAGGAGTTCACCGACGGCTCCCGCGTCGTGACCGACGAGCAGGGCCGCCCCACGGGCTACCTCCTGGAGCTTCAGGCCATCGACCTCGTGGAGAGAGTGCTCCCCCCGCTGAGCTTCGAGCACCGCGTCGACGCCCTCTACGAGGTGCTCCTGAACATGGCCAGGGGTGGATTCACCTCCGGACAGGTGCAGGACCTCGCGCCCGATGCGATCCCGCTGCTGACGGCGATCGAAGAGACGCGCGACCTTCCGATCCGGTTGCGCATGTCGCCCTGGTACGTACCGGGGACCCCGATCGAAGAGGTGGTCCGGCTGGCCGCACTGCAGGGCGCTCACGGTCGGCACTGGGTGGTCGAGGGGGTCAAGCTCATGATCGACGGCACCATCGACAATGGCACGGCCTGGCTGCATGAACCGGACTGTCTCGGAGAGTCCACCACCTCGCTGTGGCTCGACCCCGACCAGTACCGCAACGCCCTCACCGAGCTCGACCGGCGTGGCATCCCCACCACGACGCACGCGATCGGTGACGCCGGGATCGACTTCGTGGTGCGCGCGATCGACGGTCTGACGGAGCACGCGGCGACGCACCGTATCGAGCACATCGAAACGATGACGGATGCCGCACTCGCCGTCTTCATGTCGTCGAAGGCGACCGCGAGCATGCAGCCGACCCACTGCACGCTCTTCACCCGAGCGGATGAGAGCGACAACTGGTCGCGACGTCTGGGCCATGCCCGCGCGGGCCGCGGATTCCGTACCCGCGATCTCGTCAGCGCCGGGATTCCGCTCGCGCTCGGCTCTGACTGGCCCGTCGCGCCGAGCGACGCCGTGGGCATCCTCGCGGATGCACAACTGCGGCGCCCGCACGACGACCCGACCGCGCAGCCGATCGGCCCGGACCAGGCGCTCGATGCGATGGATGCGCTGCGTGGGTTGACCGTGGAGCCCTATCGCACGATCGGTCGCACCGGCGGTGTTCTGCGGGCGGGCGCCGTCGCCGACATCACGGTGCTCGACCGCGATCCTCGGACGGCTGATCCCGAGAGCCTGGGCGAGGCCGCGGTGCTGTTGACGATCGTCGACGGTCGTGTCGTGGTCGACGCGGGCGTCAGCGGAGTTCGCGGGTCGAGTAGAGGCGGACGGCGGTGA
- a CDS encoding glycoside hydrolase family 32 protein, which translates to MTPTDLPPVRTTSPRAHFSPRSNWMNDPNGLVFHDGRYHLYFQCNPQGVAHANLSWGHATSTDLARWTEHDPAILWDDEAQIFSGSVVVDHGNTSGFGTAERPPLVALYTAAAPGHQAQALAYSTDGGYAWTKYRGNPVLDRGTSDFRDPKVFRYDDGGDGYWVMVAVEAQDRQVLFHRSDDLKTWTFLSSYGPAGPVGGVWECPDMFPLAVDGDEDDVRWVLLISLNPGGIAGGSGTHYVVGDFDGTVFHPSAPHPAPEPEMLTDRSQSREELEAIGWIDFGPDCYAGVTFDGLGRHDRTLIAWMDNWEYAGRIPAEDADENRSAMTLPRRLSLTRDQNGIERLRQEPAVEVDPAENVELGRLTGGVVLADGLTGAARIRFAAAFGDAQSVELRIESSSRDEMVVIRQDRASGRLELDRPGAGMPPGFARTPSMLLDQPAAIGWDVWIDALNERVSSVELFAQDGERVLTALIPAASHRTYSVNAVGGALSGARAAVVDIRG; encoded by the coding sequence CGCTACCACCTGTACTTCCAGTGCAACCCGCAGGGCGTCGCGCACGCGAACCTCAGCTGGGGCCATGCGACGAGCACCGACCTCGCGCGGTGGACAGAGCACGATCCGGCGATCCTCTGGGACGACGAGGCGCAGATCTTCTCAGGCTCCGTCGTGGTCGACCACGGCAACACCTCAGGATTCGGCACGGCTGAGCGACCGCCGCTGGTGGCTCTGTACACGGCTGCGGCACCGGGGCATCAGGCACAAGCGCTCGCATACAGCACCGACGGCGGGTATGCCTGGACGAAGTACCGGGGCAACCCCGTGCTCGACCGCGGCACGAGCGACTTCCGCGACCCGAAGGTGTTCCGCTACGACGACGGCGGGGACGGATACTGGGTGATGGTCGCGGTCGAGGCGCAGGACCGCCAGGTGCTGTTCCATCGGTCCGACGACCTCAAGACCTGGACCTTCCTCTCGTCGTACGGTCCGGCCGGACCGGTCGGCGGCGTCTGGGAATGCCCGGACATGTTCCCGCTCGCCGTGGACGGCGATGAGGACGACGTGCGCTGGGTGCTGCTGATCAGCCTGAACCCCGGAGGCATCGCCGGGGGCTCCGGCACGCACTACGTCGTCGGCGACTTCGACGGCACGGTGTTCCACCCCAGCGCGCCCCACCCGGCTCCCGAGCCCGAGATGCTGACGGACCGGAGTCAGTCTCGCGAGGAGCTCGAAGCGATCGGATGGATCGACTTCGGGCCGGACTGCTATGCCGGCGTCACGTTCGACGGTCTCGGTCGACACGACCGCACCCTCATCGCCTGGATGGACAACTGGGAGTACGCCGGTCGCATCCCCGCCGAGGACGCCGACGAGAATCGCAGCGCGATGACGCTTCCCCGTCGGCTCTCGCTCACCCGCGACCAGAACGGGATCGAGCGGCTGCGGCAGGAGCCGGCGGTCGAGGTCGACCCCGCCGAGAACGTCGAGCTGGGCCGCCTGACCGGCGGCGTCGTGCTCGCCGACGGACTGACCGGGGCCGCGCGGATCCGCTTCGCCGCGGCGTTCGGCGATGCGCAGAGCGTCGAGCTGCGCATCGAGTCGTCGTCACGCGATGAGATGGTCGTGATCCGTCAGGACCGTGCGAGCGGACGCCTCGAGCTCGATCGCCCCGGCGCGGGGATGCCCCCGGGTTTCGCCAGGACCCCGTCGATGCTCCTCGATCAGCCCGCCGCGATCGGATGGGATGTGTGGATCGATGCGCTCAACGAGCGGGTCTCCTCTGTCGAACTGTTCGCGCAGGACGGCGAGAGGGTGCTCACCGCACTGATCCCCGCCGCATCGCACCGCACCTACTCCGTCAATGCCGTCGGCGGAGCGCTGAGCGGGGCGCGAGCCGCCGTGGTGGACATCCGAGGCTGA